One window of Kryptolebias marmoratus isolate JLee-2015 linkage group LG3, ASM164957v2, whole genome shotgun sequence genomic DNA carries:
- the dusp5 gene encoding dual specificity protein phosphatase 5, protein MKVSTIDCRRLRKIIRKECGSCLIVDCRPYFSFTNSSIKGSVNVNLNSVVVRRSRGGPVPLQFVIPDERALYRLREGSISAIVALDDRTSHWQKLKKDSVAQIVINTLSHLASGTSICFLKGGYENFHSQYPELCTEVKTIDQSGTETEKRVNSHSEKLSHHKPDYDQGRPVEILPFLYLGSAYHASRHDYLSDLHITALLNVSRRDLQPAKGHYNYKWIPVEDSHRADISSHFQEAIEFIDHIKQSGGKVLVHCEAGISRSPTICMAYIMRTQQLRLDEAFDIIKQRRAVISPNFSFMGQLLQFESEVLSSALALAVTPEPATPCVPESASFFANDFSTTFNTKNFEPSVFTLPTSCLQSPVHHHQLKLSPITALP, encoded by the exons ATGAAAGTGTCCACAATAGACTGCCGGCGTCTGAGGAAAATCATCAGGAAGGAGTGCGGGAGCTGCCTTATTGTGGATTGTCGACCCTATTTCTCATTCACGAACTCCAGCATCAAAGGCTCTGTCAACGTGAACCTCAACTCGGTGGTGGTCCGGAGGTCCCGGGGAGGCCCGGTGCCTCTGCAGTTTGTCATCCCGGATGAGAGAGCCCTGTATCGCCTCCGGGAAGGGAGCATATCGGCGATCGTGGCTCTGGACGACCGGACGTCCCACtggcaaaaactgaaaaaggacAGCGTAGCACAAATCGTCATAAACACCCTGTCACATCTAGCGAGCGGGACGAgcatttgtttcctgaaag GAGGATACGAAAACTTCCACTCTCAATACCCCGAACTTTGCACTGAGGTGAAAACCATTGACCAGAGCGGAACTGAAACCGAGAAGAGAGTCAACAGCCACAGCGAGAAGCTTTCTCACCACAAACCAGATTACGATCAG GGTAGACCTGTAGAGATCTTGCCTTTCCTCTACCTCGGCAGTGCCTATCACGCCTCTAGACACGACTATCTCAGTGACCTTCACATCACGGCCTTGCTCAACGTGTCACGCAGGGACCTGCAGCCGGCCAAGGGCCACTACAACTACAAGTGGATCCCGGTGGAGGACAGTCACAGGGCCGACATCAGTTCTCACTTCCAGGAGGCCATAGAGTTCATAG ATCACATAAAGCAATCAGGAGGGAAGGTTCTGGTACACTGCGAAGCAGGCATCTCACGCTCACCTACCATCTGCATGGCTTACATCATGAGGACCCAGCAGCTGCGACTAGACGAAGCCTTCGACATCATCAAGCAGCGCCGGGCGGTCATTTCTCCAAACTTCAGCTTTATGGGCCAGCTGCTGCAGTTCGAGTCTGAGGTCCTGTCCAGCGCCCTGGCTCTCGCTGTCACGCCTGAACCGGCCACTCCCTGTGTCCCGGAGTCGGCCTCGTTTTTTGCCAATGACTTCTCCACCACCTTTAACACCAAAAACTTTGAGCCATCCGTGTTCACCCTCCCTACCTCTTGCCTGCAGTCCCCGGTCCACCACCACCAGTTGAAACTGAGCCCAATAACTGCACTGCCTTAA